CTAATCCGGTACGCCGATGACTTTGTGATACTGCACAAAGACATAGCCGTTGTCCAAAGATGTAAAGGGGTAATCTCTGAGTGGTTAAAAGGCATGGGTTTAGAACTGAAACCAAGTAAAACACGCCTTGCCCATACCCTAATTGAATATGAAGGGCAAGATGCTGGGTTTAATTTCCTGGGATTCAACATCAGGCAGTATCCAGCAGGTAAATACAATACTGGTAAATTGCCATACGGGAAACCACTTGGATTCAAGACACTCATCAAACCCAGCAAAGAGAAAATCAAGGTACATTATGACCGGATTGCAGGGGTAATAAACCAATACAAAACAGCTTCACAAGCTGCGTTGATAGCCCATTTGAACCCAATCATTAAAGGGTGGGCTAACTATTACCGAACAGTCACAAGTTCAGAAACATATTCTGGGTTTGACGCAAATGTGTACAAGAAGTTAAAAAGCTGGGCAAAACGCCGACACCCGAACAAATCAGGAGGATGGATTGCCGACAAATATTGGCAAACCATAGGCGGTGATAACTGGGTATTTGCAACCAGGCAGGAAGGGACAAACCCGCTGCGGTTACTTAAGCATGGCACAACTGAAATAGTACGCCATGTGAAAGTTAAAGGCGAAGCCAGTCCTTATGATGGCAACCTGATGTACTGGAGTACAAGAATGGGTCAGCACCCTGAAGTATCCAAGACGGTGGCAACACTGTTAAAGAAACAGAAAGGAAAGTGCGCCCACTGCGAATGGAATTTCACAGAAGATTCGGTGATAGAAGTTGACCACATCATTCCTAAGTCGCAAGGCGGAAAGAATGAGTACAAAAACTTGCAATTACTTCACCGACATTGCCACGATAAAAAGACTGCTAGTGATAGAAGTCTCGGTAAAAAATCTGACTGCAA
This genomic window from Oculatellaceae cyanobacterium contains:
- the ltrA gene encoding group II intron reverse transcriptase/maturase, producing the protein MSNTQSQQLMVEWNKVNWRKLEIRVYKLQKRIYQASSRGDVKAVRRLQKTLMRSWSGKMLAVRRVTQDNQGKKTAGVDGVKSLSPVQRLTLVKKLALKGKAMPTRRVWIDKPGTDEKRPLGIPTMYDRALQALVKLALEPEWEARFEPNSYGFRPGRSCHDAVEAIFNAIRSKAKYVLDADIAKCFDRINHRELLKKLNTFPTLKRQIGAWLKSGVMDDKQLFPTSEGTPQGGVISPLLANIALHGMEERIKQEMETLPGNKQKNCRAISLIRYADDFVILHKDIAVVQRCKGVISEWLKGMGLELKPSKTRLAHTLIEYEGQDAGFNFLGFNIRQYPAGKYNTGKLPYGKPLGFKTLIKPSKEKIKVHYDRIAGVINQYKTASQAALIAHLNPIIKGWANYYRTVTSSETYSGFDANVYKKLKSWAKRRHPNKSGGWIADKYWQTIGGDNWVFATRQEGTNPLRLLKHGTTEIVRHVKVKGEASPYDGNLMYWSTRMGQHPEVSKTVATLLKKQKGKCAHCEWNFTEDSVIEVDHIIPKSQGGKNEYKNLQLLHRHCHDKKTASDRSLGKKSDCNSVKPKPKKTGNQRYS